Proteins from one Ktedonobacteraceae bacterium genomic window:
- a CDS encoding xanthine dehydrogenase family protein molybdopterin-binding subunit, which yields MLETSLPPELQRRREDIPLITGQGHYVDDLRPPEGRPAILHMAVVRSPYAHATIKHMQLDAARAVPGVVAVFSGAELVRNMPTLFSIPMPGLKKPERRPMAMDRVRYVGDPVAVLVAESLYAAEDARDLVEIDYEPLPAVTDPEAALAPDAPLLYDDFGSNMAVLAPAGGGDIEAAFKNADGVVRLRVVNQRVAPSTMEPRACMFDYDPASGQLTAWLSSQAIYTARDTLANFLGIDRGRIHAYNADVGGGFGTKSGFVGEEIVAASLAVRLGRPVKWIETRNENLQAQSHGRGQINYIEAAYKNDGQLLGIRIRTIADLGAFLLGVTVMVPNGTPYMLSGPYRVQAVDSQVAGVFTNKIPTAPYRGAGRPEAAYVLERTMDRIAQELHLDPVDVRRRNFIPPDAFPYKTVTGLEYDSGNYVLALNKALELADYAGWRAKQQEQRKTNSARLLGIGLCTFVENSGGAMSRPGMPQEAATVRIRRDGTILVLSGVATNGQGHFTAFAQIASQTFNLPASKIEVRMNDTALPAFGIGTFGSRTLQTSGSAVLLAAEAVRDKAFSVAARQLEADPADLMMENGRVVVRGVPSRAIELGELARLVEEQPDLIENEAPNPANGVPIEGLAAWREFSPPNSTFSSGTHLAVVEVDTDTGEVHFRKFVAVDDCGRVFNPYLVDAQVHGALAQGIGQALYEEVLYDTNGQLLTGTLMDYTMPNSEQIPEFVTVTVETPSFRNPLGAKGVGEGGTIGAPPAVVNAVLDALAPLGIKTIDMPLKPEKIWSLIQAARNGTLQQEVPEPPPVFKAGTEKPKGDVPDFA from the coding sequence ATGCTGGAAACAAGTTTGCCACCTGAATTGCAACGACGCAGGGAAGACATTCCACTGATAACCGGCCAGGGACATTACGTGGATGATCTCAGACCCCCTGAAGGGCGACCGGCTATTTTGCATATGGCGGTAGTGCGCAGTCCCTATGCCCATGCCACGATAAAGCATATGCAGCTAGATGCGGCACGAGCAGTGCCAGGCGTGGTTGCCGTCTTTTCTGGCGCGGAACTTGTGCGGAATATGCCCACGCTTTTTTCTATTCCCATGCCCGGCCTCAAGAAGCCGGAACGCCGGCCCATGGCCATGGACAGGGTACGTTATGTAGGCGACCCGGTTGCGGTCCTGGTGGCTGAGAGCCTGTATGCCGCGGAGGATGCTCGCGACCTGGTTGAGATAGACTACGAGCCATTGCCTGCTGTGACCGACCCGGAAGCCGCGCTGGCCCCGGACGCGCCGCTCCTGTATGACGATTTCGGCTCGAATATGGCCGTCCTCGCGCCTGCCGGGGGCGGCGATATCGAGGCGGCTTTCAAGAACGCGGATGGGGTGGTGCGCCTGCGCGTGGTCAACCAGCGTGTAGCTCCCAGCACTATGGAACCTCGTGCCTGTATGTTCGATTATGATCCGGCGAGCGGCCAGCTCACAGCCTGGTTATCCTCGCAAGCCATTTACACGGCGCGGGATACGCTGGCAAACTTCCTGGGTATCGATCGCGGTCGCATTCACGCATATAACGCCGATGTGGGTGGTGGCTTCGGCACGAAGTCGGGCTTCGTGGGCGAAGAGATTGTGGCAGCTTCCCTGGCAGTGAGGCTGGGACGGCCCGTCAAGTGGATCGAGACGCGCAACGAAAATTTGCAGGCCCAATCGCATGGCCGGGGCCAGATCAACTATATCGAGGCCGCTTACAAAAATGACGGACAACTACTCGGTATCAGGATACGTACCATTGCCGACCTGGGCGCCTTTCTGCTGGGTGTAACGGTCATGGTGCCGAACGGCACGCCGTATATGTTGAGCGGTCCTTATCGCGTGCAGGCGGTTGATAGCCAGGTGGCCGGCGTCTTTACTAACAAAATACCGACGGCACCATACCGGGGAGCGGGCAGGCCCGAGGCAGCGTACGTCCTTGAGCGCACGATGGATCGTATCGCGCAAGAACTGCATCTCGATCCTGTTGATGTGCGGCGTCGCAATTTTATCCCGCCGGACGCCTTTCCTTATAAAACGGTGACAGGCCTGGAATATGATAGCGGCAATTACGTGCTGGCGTTGAATAAGGCGCTGGAACTGGCCGATTACGCGGGCTGGCGAGCGAAGCAGCAGGAGCAGCGCAAGACGAACAGTGCAAGGTTACTGGGCATCGGGCTATGTACGTTTGTCGAAAATTCGGGCGGCGCTATGAGCAGGCCGGGTATGCCGCAGGAAGCGGCGACGGTACGCATTCGCCGCGATGGGACAATACTGGTGCTCAGCGGTGTGGCAACCAATGGGCAGGGGCACTTCACGGCCTTCGCGCAGATTGCGTCCCAGACCTTCAACCTGCCCGCCTCGAAGATCGAGGTGCGCATGAACGATACGGCGCTGCCAGCTTTCGGTATTGGCACCTTTGGCAGCCGCACGCTCCAGACATCCGGTTCAGCTGTGCTGCTGGCGGCGGAGGCGGTGCGCGACAAGGCGTTCTCGGTAGCGGCGCGCCAGCTGGAGGCCGACCCGGCAGACTTGATGATGGAAAATGGACGTGTGGTGGTGCGCGGTGTTCCCTCGCGAGCAATTGAACTGGGCGAGCTTGCACGGCTGGTGGAGGAGCAGCCGGATTTGATTGAAAACGAGGCTCCCAATCCGGCCAACGGTGTGCCTATCGAGGGGCTGGCGGCATGGCGCGAGTTCAGCCCGCCCAATTCGACGTTTTCTTCCGGCACGCACCTCGCGGTGGTCGAGGTAGATACGGATACGGGAGAAGTGCATTTCCGAAAGTTTGTGGCGGTCGATGACTGCGGGCGCGTATTCAATCCCTACCTGGTAGATGCGCAGGTGCATGGCGCGCTGGCGCAGGGCATCGGCCAGGCGCTCTACGAAGAGGTGCTTTACGACACGAATGGGCAGCTACTCACCGGTACGTTGATGGACTATACGATGCCCAACAGCGAGCAGATACCAGAATTTGTGACCGTGACAGTGGAGACGCCCTCTTTCCGCAATCCTCTCGGCGCCAAAGGTGTGGGCGAGGGTGGCACTATCGGAGCGCCGCCCGCGGTCGTTAACGCTGTGCTGGACGCGCTGGCCCCTCTTGGCATCAAGACGATTGATATGCCGCTCAAGCCGGAGAAAATCTGGTCGCTCATCCAGGCGGCTCGCAATGGTACGCTGCAACAGGAGGTGCCCGAGCCGCCGCCCGTCTTTAAGGCCGGGACGGAGAAACCAAAAGGGGATGTGCCTGATTTTGCCTGA
- a CDS encoding kelch repeat-containing protein: MAQWLEDLTTTIVDDKLTRRQAVRSMVGVVAAATLAAWLPERVLARPEAIPHARHGTWAYTGFMSTYRTLHTSTLLPDGHVLVAGGFSNDGPDPGMLAELYDPRTGTWSETGSLHSGRWNHTATLLTNGKVLVAGGWGNDASAELYHPRKGYWSKTGSMNDAREEHTATLLPNGTVLVVGGQADDSSPPLASAELYDPNTGIWLLTSSLHDARVFHTATRLSNGNVLVAGGYGSDSDALASAELYTP, translated from the coding sequence ATGGCACAGTGGTTGGAAGACCTCACCACAACGATAGTGGATGACAAATTGACACGTCGCCAGGCCGTGAGGAGCATGGTGGGAGTCGTGGCCGCAGCAACGCTTGCTGCCTGGTTGCCTGAGCGAGTGCTGGCCCGGCCAGAAGCGATCCCCCATGCCAGGCATGGCACCTGGGCGTATACTGGCTTCATGAGTACTTACCGTACTCTTCACACGTCTACCTTGCTCCCGGACGGCCACGTCCTGGTCGCTGGCGGCTTCTCAAACGACGGGCCTGACCCAGGGATGTTAGCTGAACTGTATGATCCCAGGACCGGTACCTGGTCGGAGACTGGCTCCCTGCACTCAGGCCGTTGGAATCACACGGCCACCTTACTCACTAATGGCAAAGTCCTGGTCGCCGGGGGTTGGGGAAACGACGCATCGGCTGAACTGTATCATCCCAGGAAAGGCTACTGGTCAAAGACTGGCTCCATGAATGATGCCCGTGAGGAACACACCGCCACCCTGCTCCCCAACGGCACCGTCCTGGTCGTTGGAGGACAGGCAGATGATAGCAGCCCCCCTCTGGCCTCGGCCGAACTCTATGATCCCAATACTGGTATCTGGTTGCTTACTAGTTCTCTGCATGATGCCCGTGTGTTCCACACAGCCACCAGACTCAGCAATGGCAACGTCCTGGTCGCCGGGGGATATGGAAGTGATAGCGATGCTCTGGCCTCGGCTGAACTCTACACCCCCTGA
- a CDS encoding aldehyde dehydrogenase family protein — protein MTTNTADTTRIPFLRQQPVKMLIGGQWVEAASGKTFDTINPANGQVLAKVAEGDAEDINRAVSAARKAFESGPWPRLTPSQRGRLLWRVAELIEQHAEELALLETLDNGKPIKYSRGGDVPLTADHFRYFAGWATKLEGDTIPVSIPNMFTYTLREPLGVVGQIIPWNFPLQMAAWKLAPALACGNTAVLKPAEQTPLTALRLGELVLEAGIPEGVVNIVPGFGETAGAALAAHPDVDKIAFTGSTEVGKKILQASAGNLKKVTLELGGKSPDIIFPDADMKYAIRGAMNAIFFNQGQVCTAGSRLFVHKSVYEQVVQGLADAANKMNLGAGIDQATDIGPLVSQEQLERVTGYIDAGKREGAVVTSGGERPKLDGELAQGYFVQPTVFDNVRDDMTIAREEIFGPVVVALPFEDIEEVAARANKSIYGLAAGVWTSDIKKAHRMAALLKSGVVWVNTYNMFDAAAPFGGYKQSGYGREMGHAVLDAYTQMKTVWINLR, from the coding sequence ATGACAACAAATACAGCAGATACGACCCGGATCCCCTTTTTGCGGCAGCAACCGGTCAAAATGCTCATCGGCGGGCAATGGGTTGAGGCGGCCAGCGGCAAAACCTTCGACACCATCAACCCGGCCAATGGGCAGGTGCTGGCGAAAGTCGCAGAGGGCGATGCCGAAGATATCAATCGCGCCGTCTCCGCCGCGCGCAAGGCCTTCGAAAGCGGCCCCTGGCCCAGACTCACCCCTTCCCAACGCGGTCGCCTGCTCTGGCGCGTCGCCGAGCTGATCGAGCAACACGCCGAGGAACTGGCATTGCTGGAGACGCTGGACAACGGCAAGCCCATCAAATATTCCAGAGGTGGAGATGTGCCGCTGACCGCCGATCACTTCCGCTATTTCGCGGGCTGGGCCACCAAGCTGGAGGGCGATACCATTCCGGTTTCGATCCCCAACATGTTCACCTATACCCTGCGCGAGCCGCTCGGCGTCGTGGGCCAGATCATCCCCTGGAACTTCCCCTTGCAGATGGCGGCCTGGAAGCTGGCACCCGCGCTGGCCTGTGGCAACACCGCCGTTCTCAAACCGGCGGAGCAAACGCCGCTCACAGCCCTGCGCCTGGGAGAACTGGTGCTCGAAGCCGGCATTCCCGAGGGCGTGGTCAATATCGTCCCCGGTTTTGGCGAAACGGCCGGGGCCGCGCTGGCCGCGCATCCCGACGTGGACAAGATCGCCTTCACCGGCTCGACCGAGGTCGGCAAGAAGATCTTGCAGGCCAGCGCGGGCAACCTGAAAAAGGTTACGCTGGAACTCGGCGGCAAATCGCCCGACATCATCTTCCCAGACGCCGATATGAAATATGCCATTCGCGGTGCGATGAATGCGATTTTCTTCAATCAGGGCCAGGTATGCACGGCGGGCAGTCGCCTCTTCGTGCATAAGTCGGTCTATGAGCAGGTAGTGCAGGGATTGGCGGATGCGGCCAACAAAATGAATCTGGGAGCGGGTATCGACCAGGCCACCGATATCGGCCCGCTCGTCTCGCAGGAGCAACTCGAGCGCGTCACCGGCTACATCGATGCTGGCAAACGTGAGGGCGCGGTCGTTACCAGCGGCGGGGAGCGTCCAAAACTCGACGGTGAGCTGGCTCAAGGCTACTTTGTCCAGCCCACCGTGTTCGATAACGTACGCGACGATATGACCATCGCCCGCGAAGAGATTTTCGGGCCGGTCGTCGTAGCCCTGCCGTTCGAGGATATCGAGGAAGTGGCCGCTCGCGCCAACAAATCGATCTACGGCCTCGCCGCCGGTGTCTGGACGAGCGATATCAAAAAAGCGCATCGCATGGCGGCGCTGCTCAAATCCGGTGTCGTCTGGGTCAACACCTACAACATGTTCGACGCGGCCGCGCCTTTCGGTGGCTACAAACAAAGCGGCTACGGTCGCGAAATGGGACACGCCGTGCTGGATGCGTATACGCAGATGAAGACGGTGTGGATCAATTTGAGGTAG
- a CDS encoding DUF1206 domain-containing protein, with product MRPNVSTATRNAHRAEYAARGAATSRWMTGFARLGYAAKGVVYLIIGGLALELAIGHGGAATDQRGALQTIYEQPFGKFLLIVVGIGLAGYALWSFIQAIFDTEGKGRDAKGILARIGYGAVGVAYALIAFGAFQLALGTGSVGQHSSTSTQDWTARLLKLPFGQAVVVIVGLIVLGIAFYLFAKAWNAKFQNRLALSGVAARLRRWIVGSGRLGYGALGVVFTIIGFFLIVAALQHNPSQAKGLDTALQELLRQPFGPVLLGIVAFGLFCYGIYSLVEARYRRVGR from the coding sequence ATGAGGCCAAACGTTTCAACGGCGACGAGAAATGCGCATAGAGCGGAATACGCGGCGCGAGGGGCCGCGACCAGCCGGTGGATGACAGGATTTGCGCGCCTGGGCTACGCGGCTAAAGGAGTCGTGTACCTGATTATTGGAGGGCTGGCGCTAGAACTGGCAATCGGTCATGGAGGCGCGGCAACCGACCAGCGCGGCGCCTTGCAGACGATCTATGAGCAGCCCTTTGGGAAATTTCTGTTGATTGTAGTCGGCATTGGGCTGGCAGGCTACGCCTTGTGGAGCTTTATTCAGGCCATTTTTGATACCGAGGGCAAGGGGAGAGACGCGAAAGGTATTCTAGCTCGTATTGGCTATGGCGCTGTAGGTGTCGCTTACGCTTTGATCGCGTTCGGCGCTTTCCAGCTGGCTTTGGGAACTGGCAGCGTGGGGCAACATTCGTCCACTTCGACGCAGGACTGGACGGCAAGGCTGTTGAAGTTGCCCTTTGGCCAGGCGGTGGTGGTGATTGTGGGGCTGATCGTGCTAGGTATTGCCTTTTACCTCTTCGCTAAGGCCTGGAACGCGAAATTCCAGAATCGGCTGGCTTTATCCGGGGTGGCCGCGCGCTTGAGAAGATGGATTGTGGGTTCTGGCAGGCTCGGCTATGGAGCGCTGGGCGTGGTTTTCACCATCATTGGCTTCTTCCTGATCGTGGCAGCGTTACAGCATAATCCGAGCCAGGCGAAGGGGCTGGATACCGCCTTACAGGAATTGTTGCGCCAGCCATTCGGCCCGGTGCTGCTGGGCATCGTAGCCTTCGGGCTGTTCTGCTACGGCATCTATTCGCTGGTGGAGGCACGCTATCGACGCGTGGGCAGGTAA